In one window of Arachis ipaensis cultivar K30076 chromosome B06, Araip1.1, whole genome shotgun sequence DNA:
- the LOC107647149 gene encoding uncharacterized protein LOC107647149, whose amino-acid sequence MAETRSSIRNLEIQISQLSKRIPEAPSNTLPSNIEVNPREECKAFTMEAEAEPKEEPATEELKEIKAQKETGSVTVHVPMKMEEPEEQPSPNMQEEPEDEQVAQFLVVLMKLQVNISFDEVLEKKPPYMACLKSAISEKTALKGDKMVVLTKEYSALVQKKLPQKLSDPGSFLIPCTIGTITFEKALCDLGSSINLMPLSVMRKLGI is encoded by the coding sequence ATGGCAGAAACTAGGTCTTCCATTCGGAATTTAGAGATACAGATCAGTCAGTTGAGCAAGAGGATACCCGAGGCACCCTCCAACACTCTTCCAAGTAATATTGAGGTGAATCCaagggaagagtgcaaggcctTCACTATGGAAGCTGAGGCCGAACCCAAGGAGGAACCTGCTACTGAGGAACTGAAGGAGATCAAGGCTCAGAAGGAGACTGGGAGTGTCACCGTGCACGTCCCTATGAAGATGGAGGAGCCTGAAGAACAACCCTCTCCAAACATGCAAGAGGAGCCTGAGgatgagcaagttgctcagtTCTTGGTAGTCCTCATGAAGTTGCAAGTCAATATCTCTTTTGATGAGGTGTTGGAGAAGAAACCCCCTTATATGGCCTGTCTGAAAAGTGCTATCTCTGAAAAGACGGCCCTGAAGGGAGATAAGATGGTGGTGCTAACTAAGGAATACAGCGCCCTAGTCCAaaagaagctgcctcaaaagctgtCAGATCCCGGAAGCTTCCTTATTCCCTGTACTATAGGGACCATCACTTTTGAGAAGGCATTGTGCGACCTTGGCTCAAGCATCAACCTTATGCCCCTCTCTGTGATGAGGAAGCTGGGGATCTAA